In Nitrospira sp., a single genomic region encodes these proteins:
- a CDS encoding OmpH family outer membrane protein has product MSIGWGTLLTVMVAAMAAAPVWAAESLRVAVMDQQVVIEKSKAGNRAMEELKAYSATRQKIINSDDQELKELEQSIQDPNMSDQAKQEKQGQFQAKIEAYQRRLADFNREIQQKQRETVAEYAKKVEDAARVVAQREGYVAIIDKGTEGAIRIVIYHQPALDLTDQVVKEFDKQNK; this is encoded by the coding sequence ATGAGCATCGGATGGGGCACACTGTTGACGGTGATGGTCGCGGCCATGGCGGCCGCGCCGGTCTGGGCGGCCGAGTCGTTGCGGGTGGCCGTGATGGACCAGCAGGTCGTCATCGAAAAATCGAAGGCGGGCAACCGCGCGATGGAGGAGCTGAAGGCCTACTCCGCGACCCGGCAGAAGATCATCAATTCCGACGATCAGGAGTTGAAGGAGCTGGAGCAGTCGATCCAGGATCCCAACATGAGCGACCAGGCCAAGCAGGAGAAGCAGGGCCAATTCCAGGCGAAGATCGAGGCCTACCAGCGGCGGCTGGCCGACTTCAACCGGGAGATCCAGCAAAAGCAGCGGGAAACGGTCGCCGAATATGCCAAGAAGGTCGAGGACGCCGCCCGTGTCGTCGCGCAGCGCGAAGGGTATGTCGCCATCATCGACAAGGGAACTGAGGGGGCGATCCGGATCGTCATCTATCACCAGCCGGCGCTGGACTTGACCGATCAAGTGGTGAAGGAATTCGACAAGCAGAATAAATAG
- the fabZ gene encoding 3-hydroxyacyl-ACP dehydratase FabZ gives MSVMEQADIQALLPHRYPFLLVDRVLELDPDRRIVGIKNVTINEPFFQGHFPGRPVMPGVLILEAMAQVGGLLAFKSMGQSKRPVVYLTGVDGAKFRKPVVPGDRLRFEIDVVKKRAPFWKMQGKAFVETELVCEAEVTAMVTEEQAPT, from the coding sequence ATGTCCGTAATGGAACAGGCCGACATTCAAGCGCTCTTGCCGCACCGGTATCCGTTTCTTCTGGTCGACCGGGTGTTGGAGCTGGACCCGGACCGGCGGATCGTGGGAATCAAGAACGTCACGATCAACGAACCGTTTTTCCAGGGTCACTTCCCCGGCCGGCCGGTGATGCCGGGGGTGCTGATTCTCGAGGCGATGGCCCAGGTCGGCGGGCTGCTGGCGTTCAAGTCGATGGGCCAGAGCAAGCGGCCCGTGGTGTATCTCACCGGGGTGGACGGAGCGAAGTTCCGCAAGCCCGTAGTGCCGGGCGACCGGCTGCGGTTCGAGATCGACGTCGTGAAGAAACGGGCGCCGTTCTGGAAGATGCAGGGGAAGGCGTTCGTGGAGACCGAACTGGTCTGTGAAGCGGAAGTGACCGCCATGGTGACCGAGGAGCAGGCGCCGACGTGA
- the lpxA gene encoding acyl-ACP--UDP-N-acetylglucosamine O-acyltransferase, producing the protein MQIHPQAIVHPKAKLAADVVVGPFCVVGEHVTIGKGTTLFSHVSVEGWTQIGERCELHPFVSVGSPPQHLQYKGEPTRVVIGDDNILREYVTVNRATIQGGGETTIGSNNFLMAYVHVAHDCHLGSHLILANAASLAGHITIGDHAIIGGLSGIHQYVRIGAYSMVGGCCALGQDLPPFMRAAGGYRARMYGLNSVGLRRHGFSADRISVLKRAYDLLFRSGHRTAEAAKLAKTEFNDQPDVMTVLAFLEGTKRGICRSVVHGQESEDM; encoded by the coding sequence GTGCAGATTCATCCACAAGCCATCGTTCATCCCAAGGCGAAACTGGCCGCCGACGTGGTCGTCGGCCCCTTCTGCGTCGTCGGCGAGCATGTGACCATCGGGAAGGGCACGACGCTCTTCTCCCACGTCAGCGTCGAAGGGTGGACGCAGATCGGCGAACGCTGCGAGCTGCATCCCTTCGTCTCGGTCGGAAGCCCGCCGCAGCATCTGCAGTACAAGGGGGAGCCGACCCGGGTCGTCATCGGAGACGACAACATCCTCCGCGAATACGTGACCGTCAACCGGGCCACCATCCAGGGCGGCGGCGAGACGACCATCGGCTCCAACAATTTTCTCATGGCCTACGTGCACGTGGCGCACGATTGCCATCTGGGCAGCCATCTTATTCTGGCCAATGCGGCGAGTTTGGCCGGCCACATCACCATCGGCGACCATGCGATCATCGGCGGCCTGAGCGGCATCCATCAGTACGTGCGCATCGGGGCCTATTCGATGGTGGGCGGCTGTTGCGCCTTGGGGCAGGACCTGCCCCCCTTCATGCGGGCCGCGGGAGGCTATCGCGCGCGGATGTACGGGCTCAACTCCGTCGGCCTCCGCCGGCACGGCTTCTCGGCCGACCGGATCTCCGTGCTCAAGCGGGCCTATGACTTGCTGTTCCGGTCCGGCCACCGGACCGCCGAAGCGGCGAAGCTCGCGAAGACGGAATTCAACGATCAGCCGGACGTCATGACCGTGCTGGCGTTTCTCGAGGGCACCAAGCGAGGCATCTGCCGTTCGGTCGTCCACGGGCAAGAGTCGGAGGACATGTGA
- the lpxI gene encoding UDP-2,3-diacylglucosamine diphosphatase LpxI (LpxI, functionally equivalent to LpxH, replaces it in LPS biosynthesis in a minority of bacteria.) yields MTKTPELRDGERLGLIAGNGRFPIIFADNARKLGYHISAVAHEGETDPALAEHVDRIHWIKIGQLNKLIKAFQGDQVRQAVMLGGIKKTHVFTTVRPDFRALALAARLALWKDDDILREIAKELEREGISICESTFGLDGILAEEGTLTTREPDSKQWEDIRYGWDVAQEIGLLDIGQCVVIKDRVVVAVEAVEGTDEAIRRGGQLAKEGAVVVKRCKPQQDLRFDLPAVGPRTIEVMAAVKASVLAVEAGRTILLDREQMLQQAQKSRIVVVGLATTGPNGGEQAT; encoded by the coding sequence GTGACCAAGACGCCGGAACTCCGGGACGGCGAGCGGCTCGGGCTCATCGCCGGCAACGGCCGTTTTCCGATCATCTTTGCCGACAACGCCAGGAAGCTCGGGTATCACATCTCCGCGGTTGCGCACGAAGGCGAGACGGATCCCGCCCTGGCCGAGCACGTGGACCGGATCCATTGGATCAAGATCGGGCAGCTGAACAAGCTGATCAAGGCATTTCAGGGCGACCAGGTCCGGCAGGCGGTCATGCTGGGCGGGATCAAGAAGACCCATGTGTTCACCACTGTGCGGCCAGATTTCCGCGCGCTCGCGCTCGCCGCCCGACTCGCCCTCTGGAAGGACGACGATATCCTGCGCGAAATCGCCAAGGAGCTCGAGCGTGAAGGGATTTCCATTTGCGAGTCGACGTTCGGACTGGACGGCATTCTGGCGGAAGAGGGGACGTTGACCACGCGCGAACCGGACTCGAAACAGTGGGAGGACATCCGCTACGGATGGGATGTGGCCCAGGAGATCGGCCTTCTGGATATCGGCCAGTGCGTGGTGATCAAGGACCGGGTGGTCGTGGCGGTCGAGGCGGTCGAGGGAACGGACGAAGCGATCAGGCGCGGCGGACAGCTGGCGAAGGAAGGGGCCGTCGTCGTGAAGCGGTGCAAGCCGCAGCAGGACTTACGGTTCGACCTGCCCGCCGTCGGCCCGCGGACGATCGAAGTGATGGCGGCGGTCAAGGCTTCGGTGCTGGCGGTGGAAGCGGGCCGGACGATCCTCCTGGACCGCGAGCAGATGTTGCAGCAGGCCCAGAAGTCCCGCATCGTCGTGGTCGGACTGGCGACCACGGGACCGAACGGAGGCGAGCAGGCGACATGA
- a CDS encoding Gfo/Idh/MocA family oxidoreductase — MNPLRAGVIGVGHLGQHHARLYGAIPGSQLAGIVDLSPDRAKVIADKLGTRVFPDLGELLSQVDVVSVAVPTSAHHAVVKACLSAGKHVLVEKPIAVTSTEAQELVALAEQRGLCLQVGHSERFNPVMEVMRPHIGRPAFIECHRLSSFSDRGTDVDVVLDLMIHDLDMVLSFNPGPVEEVRAAGVPVLSSTVDIANARIQFKGGCVANLTVSRVSTNKMRRFRVFQRDSYVSIDFQTRQGMVCRREQQGGPRPSIVVQQMQGGDEEPLKLQLASFLESARTGRRPIVSGEDGALALDLAHQVLKAIEAFTERHQVEKG; from the coding sequence ATGAATCCCTTGCGGGCCGGCGTGATCGGCGTGGGCCATTTGGGACAGCACCACGCGCGTCTCTATGGAGCGATTCCCGGTTCGCAGCTGGCCGGCATCGTGGACCTCTCGCCCGACCGAGCCAAGGTCATCGCCGACAAGCTGGGCACCAGAGTCTTTCCCGACCTCGGCGAACTCCTGTCTCAGGTTGACGTCGTGAGCGTGGCCGTCCCGACCTCGGCGCACCATGCGGTGGTCAAGGCCTGTCTGTCGGCGGGCAAGCACGTGCTGGTGGAAAAGCCGATCGCCGTGACTTCGACGGAGGCCCAGGAACTGGTCGCGCTGGCCGAACAGCGGGGCCTCTGTCTTCAAGTGGGCCATAGCGAGCGCTTCAATCCCGTCATGGAGGTGATGCGGCCGCACATCGGCCGTCCCGCTTTCATCGAATGTCACCGGCTCAGCAGCTTCAGTGATCGAGGCACCGATGTGGACGTGGTGCTCGATCTGATGATCCACGACCTGGACATGGTTCTGTCGTTCAACCCCGGTCCCGTCGAAGAAGTGCGGGCGGCCGGGGTGCCGGTGCTGTCGTCCACCGTGGACATCGCCAATGCCAGGATCCAGTTCAAGGGCGGGTGCGTGGCCAACCTCACCGTCAGCCGGGTCTCGACCAACAAGATGCGCCGGTTCCGGGTCTTTCAGCGCGACAGTTACGTGTCGATCGATTTTCAGACGCGCCAGGGCATGGTGTGCCGCCGGGAGCAGCAGGGAGGACCCAGGCCTTCCATCGTCGTCCAGCAGATGCAAGGAGGGGACGAGGAGCCGCTGAAGCTGCAACTGGCGTCCTTTCTCGAATCCGCGAGGACCGGCAGGCGTCCGATCGTGTCCGGTGAGGACGGCGCGCTCGCGCTGGATCTGGCGCACCAGGTATTGAAAGCGATCGAAGCGTTCACTGAACGCCACCAAGTCGAGAAAGGTTGA
- the lpxB gene encoding lipid-A-disaccharide synthase, with protein sequence MARILIVTGEASGDLHGANLAKEVLSLDPSARLVGIGGAGMKAAGVALIPGVPQLDVMGLVGLSAVRAIVQRIRAIRRVLRSERWDLVVLIDNPALNLHFARIAKAAGQKVLYYVAPQIWAWRPRRINWIQRRVNHVVVILPFEEEIYRRAGIRCTYVGHPLLDAVAAQYDRPALRRRFGLDQEAPVVGLLPGSRVAEVELLMPVLLKAAAELLARNPKTQFILAQASSIQDALIQERLHGSSIPVTVVRDQSSEVMAASDILWIASGTATLQAAVVGTPMVLLYKTTLPTYLLARCLIRVRWIGLVNLIAGRSVVPELIQDEATAERLIRETDRLANDRRAYGEMKDSLRQVHRALGEPGASRRAARVVLDECRV encoded by the coding sequence ATGGCGCGCATTCTGATCGTGACCGGCGAAGCCTCCGGTGATCTGCACGGAGCCAACCTCGCGAAGGAGGTGCTCTCGCTGGATCCTTCGGCCCGATTGGTCGGCATCGGCGGCGCCGGCATGAAAGCCGCGGGCGTGGCGCTGATTCCGGGAGTGCCGCAACTCGACGTGATGGGCCTGGTCGGCCTCTCGGCGGTGCGGGCGATCGTCCAGCGGATCCGCGCAATCAGGCGCGTGCTGCGTTCCGAACGCTGGGATCTGGTGGTGTTGATCGACAATCCCGCCTTGAACCTTCATTTTGCGCGGATCGCCAAGGCCGCCGGACAGAAGGTACTCTATTATGTCGCTCCACAGATCTGGGCCTGGCGGCCACGCCGGATCAACTGGATCCAACGGCGGGTCAACCACGTCGTGGTCATCCTGCCGTTTGAGGAGGAGATCTACCGCCGGGCCGGCATCCGCTGCACCTACGTCGGCCATCCGCTGCTGGATGCGGTGGCCGCACAGTACGATCGACCGGCGTTGCGCCGGCGGTTTGGATTGGACCAGGAAGCCCCGGTCGTCGGGCTCCTGCCGGGAAGCCGGGTCGCCGAAGTCGAACTGCTCATGCCGGTGCTGTTGAAGGCGGCCGCCGAGCTCCTCGCCCGCAATCCGAAGACGCAGTTCATCCTTGCGCAGGCCTCGTCGATCCAGGACGCGCTGATCCAGGAACGACTGCATGGCAGTTCCATCCCGGTGACCGTGGTACGGGACCAGTCCAGCGAAGTCATGGCCGCTTCGGATATATTATGGATCGCCTCCGGCACCGCGACCCTGCAGGCGGCCGTGGTCGGGACTCCGATGGTCCTGCTGTACAAGACCACGTTGCCCACGTACTTGCTGGCGCGCTGCCTGATCAGGGTCCGGTGGATCGGCCTGGTGAATCTCATCGCCGGCCGGTCGGTGGTCCCTGAACTCATTCAGGACGAAGCGACGGCCGAACGGCTGATCCGGGAGACCGACCGCCTGGCGAACGATCGGCGGGCATACGGCGAGATGAAGGACAGCCTGCGGCAGGTGCATCGCGCGTTGGGAGAACCGGGCGCGTCCAGGCGGGCCGCTCGGGTGGTGTTGGACGAATGTCGAGTTTAG
- the msbA gene encoding lipid A export permease/ATP-binding protein MsbA — translation MVRYLKPYRLRLLAAFVCSALVAVFSGAYAWLVKPVLDEIFINKNEGLLLALPLALFLVSVLKSAFNYGQNYLMNYVGNQVITDIRQELFGKMIRLPVGFHDTNTSGRLVSRVVNDVTLMANAVAGVLKDIFQQGLTFLAMLGVIFYQNWQLAGLSIVVIPLAVVTMVRMGKRLRALAASGQERMGDMASTLQETLAGIRMVKAYGREEAEAQRFKDSNKAFLNTTMKAIQVSSLGSSHMEVIGVVGVAAIVWYGGYLVISGAMTPGSFFSFLTAMFMAYTPIRRLSGSNNTIQQALAAAERVFSVIDLQTEQEIERGRLVLPPITRSVAYEDVTFHYEGQSVPALTGIDLTIRAGEMVAIVGSSGSGKTTLVNLLPRFYEPTTGRILIDGIDIQSYTLASLRAQIGIVSQDVVLFDDSVRTNIAFGRRDATDEQIAMAATQAYAHDFIERLPQSYRTVVGEKGVKLSGGERQRLAIARAILRDPPLLILDEATSALDTESERVVQLALANLMQHRTTVVIAHRLSTIQRADRIVVLSRGRIVEVGTHEELLRRGGHYQRLHAMQFQDVPLE, via the coding sequence TTGGTCCGGTACCTCAAGCCGTACCGGCTGCGGTTGCTCGCGGCCTTCGTCTGCTCCGCCCTTGTGGCGGTGTTTTCCGGAGCCTACGCCTGGCTGGTGAAGCCGGTGCTGGACGAGATCTTCATCAACAAGAACGAAGGGCTGCTGCTCGCGCTGCCGCTCGCGCTGTTCCTCGTGTCGGTCCTCAAGAGCGCGTTCAACTACGGTCAGAACTACCTCATGAACTACGTCGGCAACCAGGTGATCACCGACATCCGTCAGGAACTGTTCGGGAAGATGATTCGCCTGCCGGTCGGTTTCCATGATACGAATACGTCCGGGCGCCTGGTGTCGCGCGTCGTCAACGACGTGACGCTCATGGCCAACGCGGTGGCCGGCGTTTTAAAAGATATTTTCCAGCAGGGTCTCACCTTCCTCGCGATGCTCGGCGTGATCTTCTACCAGAACTGGCAGCTCGCCGGCCTCTCGATCGTCGTCATTCCGCTCGCCGTCGTGACCATGGTGCGCATGGGCAAGCGCCTGCGCGCGCTCGCCGCGAGCGGCCAGGAGCGGATGGGGGACATGGCGTCTACGTTGCAGGAGACGTTGGCGGGCATCCGCATGGTCAAGGCCTACGGTCGGGAGGAGGCGGAGGCGCAGCGGTTCAAGGACAGCAACAAGGCGTTCCTGAACACGACGATGAAGGCCATCCAGGTGTCCTCGCTCGGCTCGTCGCACATGGAAGTGATCGGTGTGGTCGGCGTCGCGGCGATCGTCTGGTACGGCGGCTACCTCGTCATCAGCGGCGCCATGACGCCCGGTTCGTTCTTTTCCTTTCTGACGGCGATGTTCATGGCCTACACGCCGATCCGGAGGCTGTCCGGGTCCAACAACACGATCCAACAGGCGCTGGCGGCGGCCGAGCGAGTCTTCAGTGTCATCGATCTTCAGACGGAGCAGGAAATCGAGCGGGGCCGGCTGGTGCTGCCTCCGATCACCCGGTCCGTGGCCTATGAGGACGTGACGTTCCATTACGAAGGGCAGAGCGTGCCCGCTCTCACCGGCATCGACCTGACCATCCGTGCCGGTGAAATGGTCGCCATCGTCGGTAGCAGCGGGAGCGGCAAGACCACGCTCGTGAATCTGCTGCCCCGTTTCTACGAGCCGACGACCGGCCGTATTCTCATCGACGGCATCGATATCCAGTCCTACACGCTGGCGTCGCTGCGTGCGCAGATCGGCATCGTGTCGCAGGATGTCGTCCTGTTCGACGATTCCGTCCGCACCAACATCGCCTTTGGACGGCGGGACGCCACCGACGAGCAGATCGCGATGGCAGCCACGCAGGCCTACGCGCACGATTTCATCGAGCGGCTTCCCCAGAGTTACCGCACGGTGGTCGGAGAGAAGGGCGTCAAGCTCTCGGGCGGCGAGCGGCAGCGGCTGGCCATCGCCCGCGCCATTCTCCGGGATCCGCCGCTGCTGATTCTCGACGAAGCGACGTCGGCGCTCGACACGGAATCGGAGCGCGTCGTCCAACTCGCCCTGGCAAACCTGATGCAACACCGCACCACGGTCGTGATCGCGCACCGGTTGTCCACCATCCAGCGTGCGGACCGCATCGTCGTGCTCAGCCGGGGGAGAATCGTCGAGGTCGGGACCCATGAGGAACTGCTCCGCCGCGGCGGCCACTATCAACGGCTGCATGCGATGCAGTTCCAGGATGTGCCCCTTGAGTAG
- a CDS encoding lysophospholipid acyltransferase family protein — MSSAAGKRLERWVKLSVVPPVGAWVIRCLGRSMRIESQGHEAADQLYQAGTRAIFAFWHARQLLMPFAYRGERAHVLISQHQDGEIIARIVERFGFLAVRGSSTRGGVEALRELIRLGHSGADLVVTPDGPKGPAQVAKIGVIQLARATGLPIVPITAACSKKNSSRAGIGSCSPGLGRAGSFCGAGRSGCPARQARRSLKRSGWNWRSR; from the coding sequence TTGAGTAGCGCCGCGGGCAAACGGCTCGAACGGTGGGTCAAGTTGTCGGTCGTCCCTCCGGTCGGCGCCTGGGTCATCCGATGCCTCGGCCGGTCCATGCGCATCGAGAGCCAAGGGCATGAAGCGGCCGACCAGCTGTATCAAGCCGGCACGCGCGCCATCTTCGCGTTCTGGCACGCGCGCCAGCTCCTGATGCCGTTCGCCTACCGCGGTGAGCGGGCGCACGTGCTCATCAGCCAGCATCAGGACGGGGAGATCATCGCGCGCATCGTCGAACGCTTCGGCTTCCTTGCCGTGAGGGGCTCGAGCACCAGAGGCGGCGTGGAGGCGTTGCGCGAACTGATCCGTCTGGGGCATTCAGGCGCGGATTTGGTCGTGACGCCTGATGGCCCGAAAGGTCCGGCGCAGGTGGCGAAGATCGGCGTCATCCAGTTGGCCAGGGCGACCGGGTTGCCGATCGTGCCGATCACCGCGGCCTGCTCAAAAAAAAACTCTTCGCGAGCTGGGATCGGTTCATGCTCCCCTGGCCTTGGTCGCGCGGGCTCTTTCTGTGGGGCGGGCCGCTCTGGGTGTCCCGCGCGGCAGGCCCGGAGGAGCTTGAAGCGAAGCGGGTGGAACTGGAGGTCGCGCTGA
- a CDS encoding 3-deoxy-D-manno-octulosonic acid transferase codes for MTSRLMWYLLYNSLLLLAAPVILCLLLAKQRCRRGLPQRFGFTPPPIRPDGRPLVWIHAVSLGEVVAVTPLVKELHRRHPDHRFAVSTVTETGREAVEQRLGGVAEHCYAPLDFPWVVSGMIDRLRPALYLFVETELWPNLLRRLHRAGIPTVLVNGRLSSRSFARQQWEPVRSFYRSMLETLSLCLMQSDRDAERIVALGADANVVKRTGNIKFDQPVPESTDSRSVRVSLGLREDEQLIVAGSTHPGEEEALVDAYRSVVARHPSVLLLLAPRHIERAEQVEAMLRARGLPVRRRTAMKGNRQEAWSGPRAILLDSRGELAALYREAAVAFVGGTLVPVGGHNLLEPALWGKPVLFGPYTDHCAEIAGLLLEAGGGLRVTGEELANRIEQLLDRPDEGARIGAAARSVVEQNRGALKATVEAVDGLLCAASGHRKPTAAPDQLPLMAGR; via the coding sequence ATGACGAGTCGTCTAATGTGGTACCTCCTTTACAATTCGCTGCTCCTGCTCGCCGCGCCCGTCATCCTGTGCCTGTTGCTGGCCAAGCAACGTTGCCGGCGCGGGTTGCCGCAGCGCTTCGGCTTCACGCCGCCGCCGATCCGGCCGGACGGACGGCCGCTCGTCTGGATCCATGCGGTCTCGCTGGGCGAAGTGGTCGCGGTGACCCCGCTCGTCAAGGAATTGCACCGCCGGCATCCGGACCACCGATTCGCCGTATCGACCGTCACCGAAACAGGCCGCGAGGCGGTGGAGCAGCGGCTGGGCGGAGTGGCCGAGCACTGTTATGCGCCGCTCGATTTTCCGTGGGTTGTCTCAGGGATGATCGACCGGTTGCGTCCCGCACTCTATCTGTTCGTAGAAACCGAGCTCTGGCCGAATCTTCTCCGACGCCTGCACCGGGCCGGCATTCCCACGGTGCTGGTCAATGGGAGGCTTTCGAGCCGGTCCTTCGCCCGTCAGCAGTGGGAGCCCGTACGGTCGTTCTACCGCTCGATGCTCGAAACCTTGAGCCTCTGCCTGATGCAGTCGGACCGGGATGCGGAACGGATCGTCGCACTCGGAGCGGACGCCAACGTGGTGAAACGAACCGGGAACATCAAGTTCGATCAACCAGTTCCGGAGTCGACGGACAGCCGGTCGGTCCGCGTGAGTTTGGGATTGCGGGAGGACGAGCAGTTGATCGTCGCCGGAAGCACGCATCCGGGCGAAGAGGAAGCGCTCGTGGATGCCTATCGATCCGTCGTCGCGCGCCATCCGTCGGTGCTGTTGCTCCTGGCGCCCCGACACATCGAACGGGCCGAACAGGTGGAGGCGATGCTGCGCGCGCGCGGATTGCCGGTGCGGCGACGGACCGCCATGAAGGGGAATCGACAGGAGGCCTGGTCGGGACCGCGCGCCATCCTGCTGGATTCGCGTGGCGAATTGGCTGCGTTGTACCGGGAAGCCGCGGTCGCCTTCGTCGGCGGCACGCTCGTGCCGGTGGGAGGCCACAACCTGCTCGAGCCGGCCCTGTGGGGCAAGCCGGTGCTCTTCGGTCCCTACACGGACCATTGCGCTGAGATCGCGGGGTTGCTGTTGGAGGCGGGCGGAGGCCTGCGCGTGACCGGCGAGGAGTTGGCGAACCGGATCGAGCAGCTGCTCGATCGCCCGGACGAAGGCGCGCGCATCGGCGCTGCCGCTCGCTCCGTCGTCGAGCAGAACCGGGGCGCGCTGAAGGCCACGGTTGAGGCGGTGGATGGGTTGCTGTGCGCCGCCTCCGGGCACCGGAAACCGACAGCGGCTCCCGATCAGCTGCCGCTGATGGCCGGACGATAA
- the lpxK gene encoding tetraacyldisaccharide 4'-kinase → MFIPGSQVRWWLLWAGWLYGLAGRMRAALYLRGWLSRRKLPVPVVSVGNLTLGGTGKTPLVIHLADWLSGEGKRVAILSRGYRRAGSAPLLVVSDGASLLAASEEAGDEPYLMARRCPAAVVAVGADRYELGRWVLDRFPVDYVLLDDGFQHLAVERDVDLLLVDATDADGLRAVFPAGRLREPIDAAARASMIVVTKADRAEQAAAVAELLRPVTAATPVAQAVFRPEGLVSVTSGSQQPLTWCRGKTAVLCSGIADPASFHAMTIRLGMTPLEHMIYRDHHRYTGEDVNQVRAKAAATKADVIVTTEKDAGKLAPLLTSADRGWWAVRLGTNIVAGERELQALIAKASAGRTGTVHA, encoded by the coding sequence GTGTTCATCCCAGGGTCACAGGTGCGGTGGTGGCTGCTCTGGGCCGGTTGGCTCTACGGCCTGGCGGGGCGGATGCGTGCGGCGCTGTATCTGCGCGGTTGGCTGAGCAGACGGAAACTGCCCGTGCCGGTCGTGAGCGTCGGCAACCTCACGCTCGGAGGGACGGGCAAGACGCCGCTGGTCATCCATTTGGCCGACTGGTTGTCGGGAGAAGGCAAACGGGTCGCGATCTTGAGCCGAGGGTACCGGCGCGCAGGGTCGGCGCCGTTGCTGGTCGTCTCGGACGGCGCGAGCCTGCTGGCTGCTTCGGAAGAGGCGGGGGATGAGCCCTATCTGATGGCGCGACGCTGTCCCGCCGCGGTCGTCGCGGTCGGTGCCGACCGCTACGAGCTCGGCCGCTGGGTCCTGGACCGGTTCCCCGTCGATTACGTTCTGCTCGACGACGGGTTTCAGCATCTCGCCGTGGAGCGCGATGTGGATCTTCTGCTCGTCGATGCGACGGACGCCGACGGTCTGCGCGCGGTGTTTCCGGCCGGCCGGCTCCGCGAGCCGATCGATGCGGCGGCCCGCGCATCCATGATCGTTGTGACCAAGGCGGATCGCGCGGAGCAGGCGGCGGCCGTGGCGGAGTTGCTTCGTCCGGTCACCGCCGCCACGCCTGTGGCACAGGCGGTGTTCCGCCCGGAAGGGCTGGTCTCTGTCACGAGCGGCTCGCAGCAGCCGCTCACCTGGTGCCGGGGCAAGACGGCGGTGCTGTGCAGCGGGATCGCCGATCCTGCCTCGTTCCATGCCATGACGATCCGGCTGGGGATGACACCGCTCGAACATATGATCTATCGGGACCATCATCGCTATACGGGCGAGGACGTGAACCAGGTGCGTGCGAAAGCGGCGGCGACGAAGGCGGACGTGATCGTGACGACTGAAAAGGATGCGGGCAAGCTCGCTCCGCTGCTCACGTCCGCGGACCGCGGGTGGTGGGCCGTCCGCCTCGGGACGAACATCGTCGCGGGCGAGCGGGAGCTCCAAGCCTTGATCGCGAAGGCGTCGGCAGGCAGGACGGGGACGGTACATGCCTGA